Sequence from the Exiguobacterium aurantiacum genome:
GGCGGTAAAGAAGGGGACGGGATTTATTACTGGCGCCCGTCGAGCACGTCTTTGGGCGAGGTCCGATCTTACTTGGCTGAATTGATGGAACAGTAATGTATTGCCTCATCCAAATCGGATGGGGCATTTTATTTGTGTCATAATAAAAAGAAAAGGGGTGACCCGAGTGCTCGATCGCCTGTTCCGCCTCGTCATCGACGTCCGCCATCGGTTCAAGGACCACCATATCAACGACTATAGCGCGACGCTCGCCTTCTTTTGGTTTCTCGCTATCTTCCCAACGTTCGTCCTTTTGTTCGCCGTCATGGCGTGGCTCGGCATCGATGACGCCTTGTTGATCGAACAGATTGAGATTCTCATCCCAGGTTCGAGCGTGCGCGACATGCTGTCGATCGTCTATGACGTCAGCGGCAACATCAACGCCGGCCTCGTCTCGATCGGGGCCATCATCGCCGTCTGGTCGGCATCGAACGGGACGGCCCGTCTCGTCAAGTTGACCGTGTTCGCTTACGGGGAGACGGAAGCCCGAAGCTACGTCGTCCGTCGGTTCATCGGTTTGCTCACGCTCATCGCCTTCAGCATCGGTGCCGTCATCTTGATCGTGTTCCATATTTTCGGCCGTGAGTTCGTCGAGCTCATGTATACGTGGTTCCCTCGGCTTGAGGACTTCGATCGATTGGCGACGCTCACCCGCTATACGGTGTCGACCGTCATTCTCATCTTCGCGTTCTCGATGTTCTATAAGATTGCCCCGCAACAACACGTTAAATTCACGGAGACGCT
This genomic interval carries:
- a CDS encoding YihY/virulence factor BrkB family protein, whose protein sequence is MLDRLFRLVIDVRHRFKDHHINDYSATLAFFWFLAIFPTFVLLFAVMAWLGIDDALLIEQIEILIPGSSVRDMLSIVYDVSGNINAGLVSIGAIIAVWSASNGTARLVKLTVFAYGETEARSYVVRRFIGLLTLIAFSIGAVILIVFHIFGREFVELMYTWFPRLEDFDRLATLTRYTVSTVILIFAFSMFYKIAPQQHVKFTETLPGAVFAVISWQMLSTGYSVYVDQFSMFGDTYGTIGIVILLQIWLYLTAATMLLGAEINAAWPDHMRRTRYKTHFP